From candidate division TA06 bacterium B3_TA06, a single genomic window includes:
- a CDS encoding RNA polymerase: protein MEDRLRINAEDIALVERVLADNRSAQRELVRRYQGPIFAYIYRWLRNRADAEDLTQDVFLKMFRALGTYSRKSSFRAWLYRIARNRVIDFIRRKKPAAIDIDKVVIAGEDSPVKTYSRAATTETLEDTIAELPPIYSEVLLLRHKDELTYEEIVDATGLALGTVKARLHRGRALLRKKLDEVKPL from the coding sequence ATGGAGGATCGGCTCCGCATCAACGCAGAGGACATAGCTTTAGTAGAGCGTGTCCTTGCCGACAACCGCTCGGCGCAGCGCGAGCTGGTGCGCCGCTATCAGGGACCGATCTTTGCATACATCTACCGCTGGCTGCGCAACCGCGCAGACGCCGAAGACCTGACCCAGGACGTATTCCTCAAGATGTTTCGAGCGCTTGGCACCTACTCCCGCAAATCAAGCTTCCGCGCATGGCTCTACCGCATCGCCCGCAACCGGGTCATAGATTTCATTAGGCGCAAGAAACCGGCAGCAATCGATATAGATAAGGTGGTGATAGCCGGTGAGGACTCACCGGTCAAGACCTATAGCCGTGCCGCGACAACAGAAACCCTTGAGGACACGATCGCTGAACTGCCGCCGATCTACAGTGAGGTTCTGCTTCTAAGGCACAAAGATGAGTTGACTTACGAAGAGATAGTAGATGCAACCGGCCTGGCCCTGGGAACGGTAAAGGCGAGGTTGCATCGTGGCAGGGCCTTGCTGCGAAAAAAACTTGACGAGGTGAAACCTTTATGA